In Lentilactobacillus sp. SPB1-3, the sequence GTCGTGAATGTTTACAACAATGATAAGCAATTATTGTTTGAATCTAGAGAATCTAACTTTAAGTTAAGGCCAGCTAATTCCAAAAAAATCTCCATTTCCAGTGTCGATGGCAAAGAAATGTTGATTGGTAGAATGCCAGTCTTATCCAAAAGAAATGGCTCCTTGGTTGGTTACATTCAGGTGGTCGACACCTTGGCTAATTACCATCAAACCGTCAGAAAATTATTGGCGATCATGGGTATCTTATTAATTTTGGCAGTGTTGATTTCGGTAGTGGTTGCATATGTTCTTGCTACAGAACTCTTAAAGCCCATGAAGGAAATCCAAAAGACCATATCTGAAATCAAAGAAAATCCTGATTCAGATGAACGGGTTCCTGAATTACAGACTAATGATGAAATCTCTGATTTAGGTAACTTATTTAATGGTATGTTAGATCAAACGCAACGCTATATGAACCAACAAAGTCAATTCGTTGAGGATGTTTCTCATGAGTTAAGAACTCCAGTAGCTGTCATTCAAGGCCACATGGAAATGCTGCTTAGATGGGGTAAGGATGATCCTCAAGTCCTAGATGAGTCCTTGAAGGCGTCCTTACAAGAAACCAAGCGGATGCAGAGTTTGGTTGCAGAAATGCTCGATCTTTCCAGAGCCGAGCAAATTGAAATCAATTACGGTGATGAAATCACCAACGCCAATGAGGTCTTTGACCAAGTTAATAATGACTTCAAGATGATTCATCCAGAATTTAACTTCATTGTTGATAATGATACGTACAATGATGTGTACGTGAAAATTTATCGAAACCATTTGGAGCAGATTTTAGTTATCTTAATCGACAATGCCATTAAGTACTCCAAGGATCGTAAGGAAATTCATACTTCTATTTCTAGTACAGATTCTACCGTTAATATTGCGGTCCAAGACTTTGGTGAGGGAATTGCTAGTGAAGATGTAGATAAAGTCTTTAACAGATTCTACCGAGTCGATAAGGCTCGTTCTCGAGATAAAGGTGGGAATGGTTTAGGATTGTCCATTGCTCAGCGATTAGTTGAGGCTTACCATGGTGATATTTCAATTGAAAGTTCATTAGGATATGGTTCAATTTTTCAAATAAAATTTCCGATTTTAAGAAATGGTAGCAATGACGATTCAACACAACCAGATGAAGAACCTAATGCAGAAGAGCACAGTGATGCTGATGAATAAAATGTGCTTAACAGAATAATTTATAAAAATAACCTCATGAGTGTGGATGTAATATCGCACTCATGGGGTTATTTTTGATTAGATAAAAAAACCACCCAAATAAAATTTGAGTGGTCTAAAGATTAATCTTTATGGTTTCGGTTTTGCTTACCGGCATTGCGTTGTCTATTATTACCGCTACTTGGGCGTTTGTTGGTATTTGAATCGTTAGAATTAGTATCTTCATTAGAAGGTGCGGGTTGCTTTGGAATGAGATCGTCAACGTTTACTGTTTTGACATTCTTCATTTCAGCTGCAACATCTTTTCTGATTCTTGGACGATACAAGTTAATGATCAAGGTTTGCAAACAAGCGAACAATCCACCGATGAAGAAGTAGATTCCTAAACCGGCTGGTGAGTTAATTGTGAATAACAGAATCATAATTGGACTCATCAATAACATGGCACCAGTTTGCTTCTTTTGATCCTTAGGAATACCTATTAGTGAAAGGTAGCTTTGTAATAGGTAAGTTAGGAATGAAAGAACAGCTAGAACCCAACTTGCTTGACCAAGCTTAATGCCCATGAACACTTCATGAGATAACTCAGGAGAGTAACGAATGGCGGCGTATAAAGCAGCAAAGATCGGCATTTGAATCAAAAGTGGTAAACAGCCGATTCCACCTGTCATCGAGATATTGTTTTCCTTGTAGACTGCCATCATTGCTTGGCTGACTGCTGCTTGTTCTTCAGGAGTCTTCGCTTCTTTTTGACGTTTTTGAATTTCGCTTAGTTGTGGGCGAATAAGTTGCATTTTTTCCTGTTGAATAGTGGAGCTCTTCATCTGTCTAACCATCATTGGTAGTAAGAACATTCTGACAATAACGGTCAAAACGATAATGGCCCAGCCGTATGAACCTGTGAAACCAGCTATCCATTCCATAACCGCCTGAGCGGGTCTAGCAAGATAGTCATAGACAAACCCATATGGGTGTCCTGATTTGGTAGTTCGGACACAACCACTCAGCAAAATTGCCATCATGGAAATGAGTCCAAACACCGTCAGTGATTTAGTTTTTTTCATTAATTGAGACCCTTTCTGATCTTTAATAACATAACAGGTTAAATATTACTAGATTTATTTGATGTTTTCAATTTAATATTTAACATAAAACCCATTCGCTTCCTTTAAGGTTGTATAATTGAGTTTGATATTAGTAACTTTGCCATATGGGCTAGGAGATGTTTTAACTTTTTGAATGAATTTATCAAGTTGTGATACCTCTCCGGTAGCAACGATATGAACGGTGTTGTCTGGTAAATTCTCAACGAATCCACGGATATTCAGTGTTTTAGCTAAATTAGTGGTGCTATAACGGAAGCCAACACCTTGAACTAAACCTGATACTACTATGTCGACAGTTTTTTGCATTAAAATAACCCCAAATCATATTTAAGATATTTGAAAGGAAACCAAAATGGAATTCTTAACTTCAAACCAAAATCAACGAGTCAAAGACTGGAAAAAATTACAAACTAAAAAACAACGTATTCGTGCCAATTCTTACATTATTGAAGGCTGGCATCTAATCGATGAAGCCATCAAAAGTGGTAAGCAATTTAAGGAACTTATGGTGGTTGACCCAGAGGATTTAGATGGTCTTAATCTTAATTCAGAAACCGAGTTGTTTCAAATTACTCCTGAAATTGCTGCTCATATTTCAGATACTAAGACTCCTCAAGGAATTTTTGCTGTCTTGCCACTGGATTCTTATCATGAAGAAATTCCGGAAGAATTATCAGGTCATTGGTTATTATTAGATAACGTTCAAGATCCTGGTAATCTTGGTACCATTGTTCGAACAGCGGATGCTGCCGGCCTTAATGGAGTTGTTTTAGGCGGTAGTAGTGTCGATATTTACAATCCGAAGTTAATTCGTTCTATGCAAGGCAGTCATTTTCATATTTCACTGTATTCAGGT encodes:
- the yidC gene encoding membrane protein insertase YidC, with protein sequence MKKTKSLTVFGLISMMAILLSGCVRTTKSGHPYGFVYDYLARPAQAVMEWIAGFTGSYGWAIIVLTVIVRMFLLPMMVRQMKSSTIQQEKMQLIRPQLSEIQKRQKEAKTPEEQAAVSQAMMAVYKENNISMTGGIGCLPLLIQMPIFAALYAAIRYSPELSHEVFMGIKLGQASWVLAVLSFLTYLLQSYLSLIGIPKDQKKQTGAMLLMSPIMILLFTINSPAGLGIYFFIGGLFACLQTLIINLYRPRIRKDVAAEMKNVKTVNVDDLIPKQPAPSNEDTNSNDSNTNKRPSSGNNRQRNAGKQNRNHKD
- a CDS encoding HAMP domain-containing histidine kinase encodes the protein MSEEISPKKRRISLTFKWSFFTSIGVFVIVLVFSMLIFNRFTNVLVQQERGYINDTLMTVSGRLANFDSPITKNNVNSVLRPDIDNENNNNVPIDKQTHQSIYSDSLIINLSRDSMVVNVYNNDKQLLFESRESNFKLRPANSKKISISSVDGKEMLIGRMPVLSKRNGSLVGYIQVVDTLANYHQTVRKLLAIMGILLILAVLISVVVAYVLATELLKPMKEIQKTISEIKENPDSDERVPELQTNDEISDLGNLFNGMLDQTQRYMNQQSQFVEDVSHELRTPVAVIQGHMEMLLRWGKDDPQVLDESLKASLQETKRMQSLVAEMLDLSRAEQIEINYGDEITNANEVFDQVNNDFKMIHPEFNFIVDNDTYNDVYVKIYRNHLEQILVILIDNAIKYSKDRKEIHTSISSTDSTVNIAVQDFGEGIASEDVDKVFNRFYRVDKARSRDKGGNGLGLSIAQRLVEAYHGDISIESSLGYGSIFQIKFPILRNGSNDDSTQPDEEPNAEEHSDADE
- a CDS encoding TrmH family RNA methyltransferase translates to MEFLTSNQNQRVKDWKKLQTKKQRIRANSYIIEGWHLIDEAIKSGKQFKELMVVDPEDLDGLNLNSETELFQITPEIAAHISDTKTPQGIFAVLPLDSYHEEIPEELSGHWLLLDNVQDPGNLGTIVRTADAAGLNGVVLGGSSVDIYNPKLIRSMQGSHFHISLYSGDLNDWITSFKQQQIPVFGTELNEDAKSYKEVGQPENFALVMGNEGNGMSEDTLEQTDQNLYIPMRGNAESLNVAVAAGIVMFQLIKS
- a CDS encoding acylphosphatase, yielding MQKTVDIVVSGLVQGVGFRYSTTNLAKTLNIRGFVENLPDNTVHIVATGEVSQLDKFIQKVKTSPSPYGKVTNIKLNYTTLKEANGFYVKY